A window of Oncorhynchus keta strain PuntledgeMale-10-30-2019 chromosome 27, Oket_V2, whole genome shotgun sequence contains these coding sequences:
- the mad2l2 gene encoding mitotic spindle assembly checkpoint protein MAD2B isoform X2, which translates to MVIKTSCQEWWGSAKMGERRFQHSAYNTSPSVFSRYQCAPYKRHNQATTRSSGCKQIYRRCSHQKMTTLTRQDLNFGQVVADILCEFLEVAIHLILYVREVYPSGIFQKRKKYNVPVQMSCHPELNQYIHDTLHCVKPLIEKNDAEKVVVVIMDKEHHPVERFVFEISQPPLLSISSDTLLSHVEQLLRAVILKISVCDAVLENNPPGCTFTVLVHTREAATRNMEKVQVIKDFPWIVADEQEVHMQEPRLIPLKTMTSDIVKMQLYVEERAQKAS; encoded by the exons atggttatcaaaacgtcatgccagg AGTggtgggggagtgccaagatggggGAACGGAGGTTTCAACACAGCGCATACAATACGTCACCTAGTGTGTTTTCAAGATATCAGTGTGCGCCATATAAACGTCATAACCAAGCGACGACAAGAAGCAGTGGATGTAAACAAATATACAGACGTTGCAG CCACCAGAAAATGACAACGCTAACAAGACAAGACCTCAATTTTGGACAAG TGGTGGCTGACATCTTGTGTGAGTTTTTGGAAGTGGCTATTCATCTCATCCTCTATGTACGGGAGGTGTACCCATCTGGAATATTCCAGAAGAGAAAGAAATACAATGTACCTGTACAG ATGTCATGCCACCCAGAGCTGAACCAATACATCCATGATACTCTTCACTGTGTAAAACCCCTCATTGAGAAG AATGATGCAGAAAAAGTGGTTGTGGTCATCATGGACAAAGAGCATCATCCAGTTGAGAGATTTGTCTTTGAGATTTCACAGCCTCCTCTTTTATCCATCAG CTCTGATACATTGCTGTCACACGTGGAACAGTTACTGAGGGCGGTTATCCTGAAGATCAGTGTATGTGATGCAGTTCTGGAAAACAACCCACCGG GATGTACGTTTACAGTGCTGGTCCACACCAGGGAGGCTGCCACCCGCAACATGGAGAAGGTTCAGGTCATCAAG GATTTTCCATGGATAGTTGCAGATGAGCAGGAAGTACACATGCAGGAGCCCAGACTCATACCCCTGAAGACCATGACATCAGACATTGTGAAA ATGCAACTGTATGTGGAGGAGAGGGCACAAAAGGCTTCATAG
- the mad2l2 gene encoding mitotic spindle assembly checkpoint protein MAD2B isoform X3 → MPGHQKMTTLTRQDLNFGQVVADILCEFLEVAIHLILYVREVYPSGIFQKRKKYNVPVQMSCHPELNQYIHDTLHCVKPLIEKNDAEKVVVVIMDKEHHPVERFVFEISQPPLLSISSDTLLSHVEQLLRAVILKISVCDAVLENNPPGCTFTVLVHTREAATRNMEKVQVIKDFPWIVADEQEVHMQEPRLIPLKTMTSDIVKMQLYVEERAQKAS, encoded by the exons atgccagg CCACCAGAAAATGACAACGCTAACAAGACAAGACCTCAATTTTGGACAAG TGGTGGCTGACATCTTGTGTGAGTTTTTGGAAGTGGCTATTCATCTCATCCTCTATGTACGGGAGGTGTACCCATCTGGAATATTCCAGAAGAGAAAGAAATACAATGTACCTGTACAG ATGTCATGCCACCCAGAGCTGAACCAATACATCCATGATACTCTTCACTGTGTAAAACCCCTCATTGAGAAG AATGATGCAGAAAAAGTGGTTGTGGTCATCATGGACAAAGAGCATCATCCAGTTGAGAGATTTGTCTTTGAGATTTCACAGCCTCCTCTTTTATCCATCAG CTCTGATACATTGCTGTCACACGTGGAACAGTTACTGAGGGCGGTTATCCTGAAGATCAGTGTATGTGATGCAGTTCTGGAAAACAACCCACCGG GATGTACGTTTACAGTGCTGGTCCACACCAGGGAGGCTGCCACCCGCAACATGGAGAAGGTTCAGGTCATCAAG GATTTTCCATGGATAGTTGCAGATGAGCAGGAAGTACACATGCAGGAGCCCAGACTCATACCCCTGAAGACCATGACATCAGACATTGTGAAA ATGCAACTGTATGTGGAGGAGAGGGCACAAAAGGCTTCATAG
- the mad2l2 gene encoding mitotic spindle assembly checkpoint protein MAD2B isoform X1, which produces MPGFRNMFLEWWGSAKMGERRFQHSAYNTSPSVFSRYQCAPYKRHNQATTRSSGCKQIYRRCSHQKMTTLTRQDLNFGQVVADILCEFLEVAIHLILYVREVYPSGIFQKRKKYNVPVQMSCHPELNQYIHDTLHCVKPLIEKNDAEKVVVVIMDKEHHPVERFVFEISQPPLLSISSDTLLSHVEQLLRAVILKISVCDAVLENNPPGCTFTVLVHTREAATRNMEKVQVIKDFPWIVADEQEVHMQEPRLIPLKTMTSDIVKMQLYVEERAQKAS; this is translated from the exons atgccagg CTTCCGAAATATGTTTTTAGAGTggtgggggagtgccaagatggggGAACGGAGGTTTCAACACAGCGCATACAATACGTCACCTAGTGTGTTTTCAAGATATCAGTGTGCGCCATATAAACGTCATAACCAAGCGACGACAAGAAGCAGTGGATGTAAACAAATATACAGACGTTGCAG CCACCAGAAAATGACAACGCTAACAAGACAAGACCTCAATTTTGGACAAG TGGTGGCTGACATCTTGTGTGAGTTTTTGGAAGTGGCTATTCATCTCATCCTCTATGTACGGGAGGTGTACCCATCTGGAATATTCCAGAAGAGAAAGAAATACAATGTACCTGTACAG ATGTCATGCCACCCAGAGCTGAACCAATACATCCATGATACTCTTCACTGTGTAAAACCCCTCATTGAGAAG AATGATGCAGAAAAAGTGGTTGTGGTCATCATGGACAAAGAGCATCATCCAGTTGAGAGATTTGTCTTTGAGATTTCACAGCCTCCTCTTTTATCCATCAG CTCTGATACATTGCTGTCACACGTGGAACAGTTACTGAGGGCGGTTATCCTGAAGATCAGTGTATGTGATGCAGTTCTGGAAAACAACCCACCGG GATGTACGTTTACAGTGCTGGTCCACACCAGGGAGGCTGCCACCCGCAACATGGAGAAGGTTCAGGTCATCAAG GATTTTCCATGGATAGTTGCAGATGAGCAGGAAGTACACATGCAGGAGCCCAGACTCATACCCCTGAAGACCATGACATCAGACATTGTGAAA ATGCAACTGTATGTGGAGGAGAGGGCACAAAAGGCTTCATAG